CCTCTGCCGTCGCTGACTGATTTTCGGAAACAAGTCGCTGCCACCGCCCACTCTCCTGTCCAGAAACTATTTCTCTGATTCACTGATTTCCGGCGGTTCCGGAATCCGTGTTCGCGACGCTGACTCCTGGCATCCGCGCGGCGGCAGTGACTATTTCTCCGCGGAAGCTTCTTAGCCATCCAGGTAACtatttctctcatttttccaGCCATATACGGTTCCCAGTGAATGATTGGAGAGGGAATTGAATCATAGTCAATTTCATTAGGTTTTCTGAGATTTggttccattattattattattattattattattattattatatttaatatttaataataataataattaaatctgATGATTAATTCTCACTGAAATCTTGACAACTCATATCTGGTTATCTGAAATTCGTGGATTCTCTAATCTCTCAATGTTGGTCTAATCTCTCAATGTTGGTTTGTTGATGAATTTCATTTCTAGTCAAGCAGCATCATTAATCTCCAGTGATGGCAGACAATTTCTCTATAAAGAAATGTCTCTATCTGTGCATAAAATTTGTGTTTCtatcttttcatttatttttattttctatggGTGCAAAGAAAACTTGCAATTAGTTATATTAACTGGGGAAATTCTGTCAAGGCTTCTTAATCGCTGAAACAACGTAATGCAGTTTTTAATTGGTTCAATAAAGAAGGTATCATTGGTTTACTTGATATGGTGGCAAGCTGTGCTTTCGGATCCATTgacttgtatattttgaatttttaggaCAAACAGATGGAAGCACTTGTTGAGAAGCTTTGCAATAGATTTAATGGAGTTACAGGTATGGCGTTTTTTAATTGCTTATGATTATTGTTTCATAATCAATTTTTCACTACACTGTTTCAACAGTACTAAACCATCTAATCAGGATAAAAttatttatctcttttcttGCTACAGATGTTAGGCAATGGGAATATATTTCATATTGCCTCTCTCAGTTAACATTCAATGAGAAGAGCATAAGAAAGCTGATAGAGTCATTTAAGACATATGAACATGCCTTATCTCAGGACACTGTGATGCATTGAATATGAAGCCCAGTTTTCTAAGCCAGAACTCAAGTCATGCATTGAAGAGTTTGaagaaagataaaaaaaattccatatgAACAGGAAGAGCAAGAAGTTACTGCAACGAATGCTCAAGACCATCAACAAAAAATGGCAAGCCTTATGGTGAGCAAGAAAGAGGTAGAGGAAAGCAGTGAATATGAAGTTACTGAAGGTAAAAGTATCTTAGTTACCCAGTACATAATACTCACAATTTAAAGTGAACTTGCTGATATGTCAACCGAAGGAACAACCGAAATCACACATTCTCAGAAAAGATTTCCCGAGTCAAAAACACATTCTCATGCTTCTAGCGAGGTGACAGATTCAGAATTGGATGAGGATGAAGTTCAATCAACAAGAGGTAGTACCTGGACAAGTCTATGTTGGTTGCCGAATTTCTGGTATATTGTTTCCTTTTTTACTTTCCTAAACATGACACTGTACATCACAATCTCAGTATTTTGGATATTTGttagtattaaataaaatttctagTGTACAAGGTTGAACATATTTTGGATATTTGTTATGGAGATCCTAATAGTATTAAAAAGCCTGGAGTATACTATACTTTAAGCCTCTCTCCTTAATTTTTGTGGTTTATCGTCATGGTGAGTGCATGCTATTAAATTCCAAGCCTCAATAAACAAATTGAACATTGATTTGCAGGGGTGAGTATGGCTTTTGGACAGCATTATTGGCACTGCTTATttgccttttcttcttctttcccgGTAAGTTTTATGGCTGTTTTTGTGCTTTGTTATATTGGTCACTCTTTAACTATTATAGTATGCTtaaaatttagcgacggaaaaaatattatagtaaatCCGTAGTTAAGTATCAAATAAAACATATTAGCGACGACCGTAGCGACGGAACATTCCGTTGTTAAGTTTAACGACGGAAAAATCTGTAGCTATTTCCTTGCAAAGTTTGTCACCAGAGCGTCGTCATAGtagtttagcgacggatatttcgTCACTAGACTTAGCGACGGAAATTAATTGTGTCGCTGAATTCTATCGACGCTCATTTTAGCGACGGacgaaatccgtcgctaaacagtttagcgacggatttttcctatttagcgacggaaatcgtCCGTCGCTATTTTCACGTTTTTTGTAGTGTGTGTTGTGGAAGTTTGGCAACCTCCTTCCCCAAGCACTGATATCTCTGATTCTGAATCATATTCCactccttattttagttgtttttttgtGTATATTGTCTTTATCCTAGAGAAATTGAGActtgtttgtgtgttatttCATCCTAAGGTTTGATTTATccacaaggaacaacaaaggaaggaTTTAGGAACATTTTGGATGAGTTTTGGAAGCAAAGAAATCTAAGGTTGGAAAGGACCATCGGAGCAATTAAGGAAACAAAAAGCAAAATTGGAAGGCACATCACGGTCATGCACATGGTCGTGAGGCTGCCCGAGACTGAATTACGAGATTCTGGGTTCGCGACCTGCTCATGGCCGTGACTCGTGAGGCAGGCCGTGAGCGGTTTGAGCAGTTTTATTTAAGTTGCGATTTTTCTGCACTTTTGGGGATTtcgagccctagtttagtttagcTTATTTTTCCTTCTCCCTATAgttttccctagcatagtttagccTAGATTTACATACTTTGATTTACTTTCAAGCTTGAAATCGTGGATTTGAGTTGGATTTACTCTttaattgttagtaaagttttctTTCTGCTTATTGCTTTTATTCTCAGGTTTGTTGCTATGTCTTTGGtattttattattgctttgctttggtTTCCATTATGATGCGTGAGTAGCTCACTTATGGGTTTCGATTAGGGTCCTATTGCTACTCTTGATGttagatttgtgattattgcataaaggggaatAATTGTTTACCTAAggtttatgtttgaattggggattgaatttttcttgttattgattgatgacCAGCAATTGTTAACTTGTTTTGGAagggatttcatcacaacgaaagttgggtgaaagactcaagtctaaccaatttcaacccaattttactactatgagaataggggtaatttgggggcttacagtgcttttgtgtttaaggttatgattgatgcatcacgaaagttgGGCAATCTTATCCTAATTCTTGTTTACTGATTACGAAAGTGACtgaacttgaattcttgagtgcattgccaataatcccttggttaattgtttccccccccccccccaattcTAAGactgttagagcatcaagattgcaatacccctaatctgacttattcctttatcatatagtttattcctcatttattttacatattttactTTCATTCCTTAATCTtcatttacttggattctagtgaattctaATACTTCAGTGCCTAGAATTTTACAATTCATACAAGTACGTGTCATAGTCCCTCATACAAGTACGTGTCATAGTCCCAATCTTTAgtggaacgacatttacaccctctttttattatcaccattttactcatcaagCACCATACTACCATTCCCGCCTCCTTGTACTTCACTGGAAAGTACGCTAACGGGCCTTAGTTTCAACCAACCATCTACAAATTACCCAAAAACGAAATTAAAGTTTCCTAAAGGAATTTGTTCAAATCAGCGTTAGATGCTCCAACAACATGAACCTCACACTGCGCTCTACCAACCTATTCTTTCACTCCCTTGCTTCTATGAGATACATTATGTTTACCTCCAGATATAAAAGCTCCAGACTCTCTTTCCATGTGAATTGGAGTCTCTTGCAAGAAACTTAGATCCtacaagaaagaagaagagttATCCTTAATCGAAGAAAGCCAGCATTGTAGCCTTACCTTTCTCCACATTTTTTTCCTTCGGGTTGAGAGCGCTTAATTGGGGACTCCTCCAAGATTGACTGAACGACATCATCGTTCTTTCTCCAAAAATTCATCGGACAACAATTTGGCAAACCtgttttttagaattttttttctttatttgtgtcTACCTGCGTCTTTTATTCCTTTCCTGCGCTTGATTTTTGCTTCCTGCTATTCACCATTGACAGGATAATTGTGCAagcagcacccgacccgaaTCACAAGCAGGCAAGTGGACTCAGGAGTCAAACAGTCACCCGTTACACTTGAAGAGAGGAGTTATTATCAACAGCTCCACTACCATTGAAGGAGTTCCACTACCATTGAAGGCTCACCATCATTGAACAATCGTTACAAGTCACAAAGAGTCGTTGTACCTCAAATACAAGAGGAGCCCTGTTGTAGAGGAGAGGGGGGACTTGGTTTTCTGACACACAACACCACTGTCCTAAAACACTACTGTACTGAAACTAGCTACTCATTGTACTGAACTATTTTTACTCCACTTATCAAATATACACTGGTAACAtaattaccgtcattggtgctcttgttgagagttAAGGCCAAATCGCAGGCACAActctacatattacaaaagAAGGCTGCTCTGGTGCCTTCAATGGCAGGGCGTCctgataaacattatttttattgttattttgaataatctttttatagttaatttgtaATCATTGATTagtttttatctatttttatttattattgccataagtagtttttaataatattattagtttttggggtagattttgttattaaattaatttaattcataAGATTTGTTAATTAGTCCAATAATTTTTTAAcctaatgtaataataataataataataataataataataataataataataataataataataattattattattattattattattattattattattattattattattattgagaagGAAGGAGCGCAAGCTACACAACGCCAATCGAGTTTTGTACGAGACCCGCGAGAAATATCCATCAATTTTCGGCGCCGTTGTCAGGGACTTGTTTACTGAGcaatttgatttctttctttctatttaaataattgtttcatttttttttaaaattttttaattatttgtttcttatattctctttatttttttccctttccgTTATAAttgcttgattttttttttaaaatctattttgcttattaaaaattttttaaaaaaatttttgcTTTTTGAAAAATCATGGATGAATTTAACTCCAATATGGATTTAGCATTTCAAGTGTCTGAGTTAACAAAACATATGAAAACTATGTGTTCTTTGTTAGGTTTGGATCAGAATAATTCATTCGTAACTTGCAGAAATAATTGTGGTTTTGGACAGGCTAATTCAATGAATGCCTTTAATCAAAGGCATGTATGTGACCCGttttataattcttataattcGGGTTGGGACAATCATTCTAATTTTTCTTGGGATAACGATTCGTGTTATGATTCTTACAATCCGGGTTTGGAAAATCATCATAATTCTTATTGGGATAATAATGAAGATGATTTTCAATCAACTCcatctcaacaaaaaaaaaccatctTTAGAAGATTTCTTGAATAATTTTATACAGACTTGTAATAGACAACAAGAAGCTAATGAGCAATGGTTCCAGAGGCAGCAAGAAGCTAATGAGCAATGGATCCAAAGGCAACAAGCTAATGAGCAAGAAGCCGAAGGCTGAGTTTCAAAAATagcacactctagtcccttagggccggcacgggATCCGATCtcactagctacctgacgggagagcggACCTTCGACCGGCCCTACAGCCGGTCGAAGTGAGCTCGCACACAAaacgccaaaaaaaaaatggaactgGGTCGAGGCCATGCCTCGGCCACCTTTGGCCGAGGCCCAACCTCGGCCACACCTTTGGCTGAGGCCGACCTTGGCCACACCTTTGGCCGAGGCCCGACCTCGGCCACACCTTTGGTTGCGATTTTCTGATCGGCGACGAGTTCTGGACGGCCAACTTCAATTCCGATTTGTAGTAGAAAATCGTCTCGTTTGGCATAGCAACAAGCACATGGGCATCATGATTCACTAATTCCTCAGCAGCGGCAGTAGCAGATTGCTTTGTACGGCATAGGAAACCGAATCAAGTTTTATCCTTTGAATTTTTCTTGTTAATTGATTGTGTTAATAGGTGGGTAACTTTAGCATAATTGATTAACTGAATTGATGGAATTTCTAGAGTACAAATCATGCCTATTAATTCCAAGCTCTTTAGGATAAATgagtaaatattttaattatcttattaagttgtttatttggttcataaTCCGGGTATTTCGTAAGTTCTTTTAGACTTAATGAGTTTTAGCTGTTTGAATAAGTATATTAAGTATATGAACAGTTAGAATACGTGAATTACCTTGGACGTCATACAGAGTAGTCCCATAACagttagaacgaacccttaatttGGTTGACAAGTTAAACTAAATTGCAATAATTAGCCAAGCATATTGTGCTTAGATGGCAGAGTAGTGGCTCTCTCATATATGAAGTCATGaatttgagccttagtggaggcgaaTTAGTAATGGTAGTTATTCATGTTTCTAGGCTTTTCCATTCTTGATTGTTAATTTGGTATTCTAGTTTCCTGGTAATTTATTTGGTTAGCTTCTTTGAGTTTTGCCTTAATTTTATTGCattcaagttaattattttcaagttattaaattgcggTATATCATTTCCCTGTGGGTTTGACCCTTGCCTTTGCACACTATTACTACAgtgattcgtgcacttgcgaggataattaaattgtccatcaattttttaCGCCGTTGCCAGGGATTTGTTTACTTTGCAATTTATTTTCTGTGTTttccttatataataatattgtcattttttccAATTCAATcttgttttttatttagttCATTATGTTTCATTCtgctttttgaaattttaatccaaaaaaaaaaatcaactttgtgaaaaaaaaattcaaatgattgagttaaccaaatatatgaaaactaTGTGTTCTTTGTTAAGTTAGAGTCAAAATAATCCATTCGTAACTGACAAAAATAATAGTGGTTTTGGACAAGCTAATTCAATGAATGCTTTAAATCAAAGGTTTGTGTGTGACCCATTTTGTAATTCTTATAATCTGGACTGGGACAattattctaatttttcttGGGATAACGACTCATgttataattcttataatccagatttggaatatcatcctaaTTTTTATTAGGATAATAATCAAGATGATTTCCAATCAACTCTACCTCAACCAAAAAAATCCTCTTGGGAGGATTCCTTGAATACTTTTATATAGGCATGCAATAGACAGCAAGAAGCAAATGAGCAACGATTCCAGATGCAACAAGAAGCGAGTGAACAACGGTTCCAACGAACGGAGGCATTACTTGCTAAAACTGAGGCTTCCCTTGCTAGAAATGAAGCATCCATGAGAAAACTGGAAATACAAATGGGGCAAATCGCCGAAGCTCTGCAAGGCCATGTGCCAGGTAAGTTACCTAGCCAACCTGAAGAAGCTATGGCTATGAGAAGTGGTGAAATCATTGGAAATAATTTAAGAGACAATACCACTTCTAAACAAATTGAACTAattgaaaaattgaataatGATGTTGGTGTTATTAGTATTGATAAGGATGAGCCTTAGTTGCATAAATCTAATAATCCTTATGTGCTTGTCAAGCTTATGTGTCTCCAATCCCTTTGATTTTACAATGACAAATTGGGCAAAATTGTGATTGATGAAACAATTGAGGTTCCAATTTTGACATCATTGAATTTGCCTGATAAAGCTATCAAGTGCTTTGCAATTAAGGGGTTGGATTTTACATAAAAAGTCCAAAAAGAAAATCCTTTAAACGACGTTGACCATAAAGCATGTTATTTACAAACTCCATTACTAAACAATAAGGAGAaaataacagaaaaaaaaaacacaaagagtcaacagttgcctccactgaggctcgaatctactcctatcatccatgtgggagtgtaaaccaggacaccgggtgccactaaaccacaaggtctttggcgatgattttctttttattaatagtatagattacattgcaggaaatatatatactgtattattacgattagtaattttaatctacaaTTGaactacgaataggaaagtagggaagaaaatattttattaggaat
This region of Ipomoea triloba cultivar NCNSP0323 chromosome 15, ASM357664v1 genomic DNA includes:
- the LOC116006252 gene encoding uncharacterized protein LOC116006252 isoform X1, with the translated sequence MASLMVSKKEVEESSEYEVTEGTTEITHSQKRFPESKTHSHASSEVTDSELDEDEVQSTRGSTWTSLCWLPNFWGEYGFWTALLALLICLFFFFPGLIYPQGTTKEGFRNILDEFWKQRNLRLERTIGAIKETKSKIGRHITVMHMVVRLPETELRDSGFATCSWP
- the LOC116006252 gene encoding uncharacterized protein LOC116006252 isoform X2; its protein translation is MASLMVSKKEVEESSEYEVTEGTTEITHSQKRFPESKTHSHASSEVTDSELDEDEVQSTRGVSMAFGQHYWHCLFAFSSSFPV